Proteins encoded together in one Pseudomonadota bacterium window:
- a CDS encoding UbiA family prenyltransferase: MTAALKILVDVAVFRLKKLEMANLITAGAVMVALGLAWADMAVRFGFGLLLNLLAYLSNDYFDVDQDLESPNKDRAKCRFLKDHMGAALGAQVGLAVFLALVAIAWSPDLLVPLVLGAGICWIYSWKLKRVPYIDVISMIVWGMTMSMVGLPLDRALGWLLVCQAALFSACFESIQVIRDHDEDLAEGVRTTAVRLGIPATRVLLRAFMIVSAAYAALFLHRWIGLALLACLFLPLDPKRADVYWTRQRFIMGIVFVAMIGWIWWTGSGDGWLLAIDRGATIDRLSGLVR, encoded by the coding sequence ATGACGGCCGCCCTGAAGATCCTCGTCGACGTCGCGGTCTTCCGCCTCAAGAAGCTCGAGATGGCGAACCTGATCACCGCGGGCGCGGTCATGGTGGCGCTCGGCCTCGCGTGGGCCGACATGGCCGTCCGGTTCGGGTTCGGGCTGCTGCTCAACCTGCTCGCGTACCTCTCGAACGACTACTTCGACGTGGACCAGGACCTCGAGTCGCCGAACAAGGACCGCGCGAAGTGCCGCTTCCTCAAGGATCACATGGGCGCCGCGCTCGGCGCGCAAGTAGGGCTCGCGGTCTTCCTCGCGCTCGTCGCGATCGCCTGGAGCCCGGATCTGCTCGTCCCGCTCGTGCTCGGCGCCGGCATCTGCTGGATCTACTCGTGGAAGCTCAAGCGCGTGCCGTATATCGATGTCATCTCGATGATCGTCTGGGGCATGACGATGTCGATGGTCGGCCTGCCGCTCGACCGCGCGCTCGGGTGGCTGCTCGTCTGCCAAGCCGCCCTGTTCTCGGCCTGCTTCGAGTCGATCCAGGTGATCCGCGATCACGACGAGGATCTCGCCGAGGGCGTGCGCACGACCGCCGTGCGGCTCGGGATCCCCGCGACGCGGGTCCTGCTCCGCGCCTTCATGATCGTCTCCGCGGCGTACGCGGCGCTCTTCCTGCACCGCTGGATAGGGCTCGCGCTGCTCGCGTGCCTCTTCCTCCCGCTCGATCCGAAGCGGGCGGACGTCTACTGGACCCGGCAGCGGTTCATCATGGGGATCGTCTTCGTCGCGATGATCGGCTGGATCTGGTGGACCGGGAGCGGCGACGGCTGGCTCCTCGCGATCGATCGCGGCGCGACGATCGACCGCCTGTCCGGACTCGTGCGCTGA
- a CDS encoding histidine phosphatase family protein produces the protein MRINRRFASLALALLLVGCGGTARTVYVVRHAEKAVSADAPEDPPLAEQGTLRTAALAREIDVASLVAVYSTPYARTKGTAAPSAAAAGLEVIEYAPNDVAGLVAKIRSAARGGVLVVGHSNTVPEILEALGVAEPVTLGESDFGDLFVVTLAPDGTATMERKRFGE, from the coding sequence ATGCGGATCAACCGTCGTTTCGCTTCGCTCGCGCTCGCGCTCTTGCTCGTCGGATGCGGCGGCACGGCGAGAACCGTCTACGTCGTGCGCCACGCGGAGAAGGCGGTGTCGGCCGATGCGCCCGAGGATCCGCCGCTCGCCGAACAGGGGACGCTCCGCACCGCGGCGCTCGCCCGAGAGATCGACGTCGCGTCGCTCGTCGCCGTCTACTCGACGCCGTACGCCCGCACGAAGGGCACGGCCGCGCCGTCCGCCGCGGCCGCAGGGCTCGAGGTGATCGAGTACGCGCCGAACGACGTCGCCGGGCTCGTCGCGAAGATCCGGAGCGCGGCAAGGGGCGGCGTCCTCGTCGTCGGCCACTCGAATACCGTGCCAGAGATCCTCGAGGCGCTCGGCGTGGCCGAGCCCGTGACCCTCGGCGAGAGCGACTTCGGCGATCTCTTCGTCGTCACGCTCGCGCCCGACGGCACCGCGACAATGGAGCGCAAGCGGTTCGGGGAATAA
- a CDS encoding UPF0158 family protein: protein MTDFENDGAYVAADGNDDYDPTLDDPKSEEEGEEERPAVPAFQAAGDPTRVSIDWVELEGALENNSPELHSFLNKATGDVVRIFRGSEGAEQRLREVEDDPDYLYIEPISSREQYRWMEEFIEATEEPNLKDKLNIAIDGKGAFRRFKDVLVGYPEERERWFAKRAVKLRSHITEWLTAKNIEPLNIPPWDEEGAPLAADGHAEPGREWVREGATDLRQVAHDLVDLVPSRELPTAVAFLEFLRSRRGFRRPRYGA, encoded by the coding sequence ATGACAGACTTCGAGAACGACGGGGCTTACGTCGCGGCGGACGGGAACGACGACTACGATCCGACCTTGGACGATCCCAAGAGCGAAGAGGAGGGCGAGGAGGAGAGGCCGGCCGTGCCAGCGTTCCAGGCGGCCGGAGATCCGACGCGGGTCTCCATCGACTGGGTCGAGCTCGAGGGCGCCCTCGAGAACAACTCCCCGGAGCTGCACTCCTTCCTCAACAAGGCGACCGGCGACGTCGTGCGGATCTTCCGCGGCAGCGAGGGCGCCGAGCAGAGGCTGCGCGAGGTCGAGGACGACCCCGACTACCTGTACATCGAGCCGATCTCGTCGCGCGAGCAGTACAGGTGGATGGAGGAGTTCATCGAGGCGACCGAGGAGCCGAACCTCAAGGACAAGCTGAACATCGCCATCGACGGCAAGGGCGCGTTCCGCAGGTTCAAGGACGTGCTCGTCGGCTACCCCGAGGAGCGCGAGCGCTGGTTCGCGAAGCGCGCCGTGAAGCTCCGCTCCCACATCACCGAGTGGCTGACCGCCAAGAACATCGAGCCGCTCAACATCCCGCCGTGGGACGAGGAGGGCGCGCCGCTGGCCGCGGACGGCCACGCCGAGCCGGGCCGGGAGTGGGTCCGCGAGGGCGCGACGGATCTGCGTCAGGTCGCCCACGACCTCGTGGACCTCGTGCCGTCGAGGGAGCTGCCCACCGCGGTCGCGTTCCTCGAGTTCCTGCGCAGCCGCCGGGGCTTCAGGCGACCGCGCTACGGCGCTTGA
- a CDS encoding YbjN domain-containing protein — protein MTDGNEFVDRETGRAFADARGLVDAFIARFSAKVSEARGAAIAFDPLDADGYTCLSRGSATIGINVLAEQGTLLFLSRVIKVPAEKREELYRFVLELNYTATSDAAFAIERDTDTVCLRAMRSLAGLDYDEFEDMLHSIAAVADEWDDELRERFS, from the coding sequence ATGACCGACGGCAACGAATTCGTGGACCGCGAGACCGGGCGGGCGTTCGCCGACGCCCGCGGGCTCGTGGACGCTTTCATCGCGCGCTTCTCGGCGAAGGTCTCCGAGGCGCGGGGCGCCGCGATCGCCTTCGATCCGCTCGACGCGGACGGCTACACGTGCCTGAGCCGCGGCTCGGCGACGATCGGCATCAACGTCCTCGCCGAGCAGGGGACCCTCCTGTTCCTCTCGCGCGTCATCAAGGTCCCGGCCGAGAAGAGGGAGGAGCTCTACCGCTTCGTCCTCGAGCTCAACTACACCGCCACCTCGGACGCCGCGTTCGCGATCGAGCGGGACACGGACACCGTGTGCCTGCGGGCCATGCGGTCGCTCGCGGGCCTCGACTACGACGAGTTCGAGGACATGCTGCACTCGATCGCGGCGGTCGCCGACGAGTGGGACGACGAGCTCCGGGAACGCTTCTCCTGA
- a CDS encoding alpha/beta hydrolase, translating to MTHAKRILVAVLFGIAWAGGACNSGGGGDADAGDGDGGADASTDDDLAYPVTGIPAEWFPCSFIDGEDDGLAECSSTAMPLFWDDPGGQTVEIYAKRRLAAIQPAEAQMWFLHGGPGASGCEGLPPLMDKIQALYPELDVYTIDHRGVGDSDRLTCPTESMQDEEELAECISYIQDEWGDGLDAYGTSFSAVDVAAYVEATRAPGQKVFVWGGSYGTYIAHRYVEIFPEQADGIVLEGICPADSSFIWSSEEFDKAGKRLMALCADDAYCGDKMGKDIVESVEELYQSLYTYHCQEAGDARYYVPYMAMYMLYYHPYHNAVPALLYRAMRCNDEDVDALNHTLYMLFGPDSTFMDLGEGYSDVLYKHVVYSEMWAHPDFPDEQSLMQYFAEIESEAVFGTGSGQYMYEEWEVWPRYEDPTWDDKWAETATPMLMLQGVLDPATGYDRAIAVGEHFDGPNQTFVAFPTAGHNVSSGTPVSEDPDAVHCGRRLFVDFIKDPTAALDLSCVDQVLPNDFEGDPALADLVFGTNHLWEDASGKGPAAPAPPPAEWLETLAELRSRIRRDMPNAARDLGLE from the coding sequence GTGACGCACGCGAAACGAATTCTCGTCGCGGTCCTGTTCGGGATCGCCTGGGCCGGCGGCGCCTGCAACTCGGGCGGCGGCGGCGACGCCGATGCGGGCGACGGCGACGGGGGTGCGGACGCCTCGACCGACGACGACCTCGCGTACCCGGTCACCGGCATTCCGGCCGAGTGGTTCCCCTGCTCGTTCATCGACGGCGAGGACGACGGGCTCGCCGAGTGCTCGTCCACGGCCATGCCGCTCTTCTGGGACGATCCCGGCGGCCAGACCGTCGAGATCTACGCCAAGCGCAGGCTCGCGGCGATCCAGCCCGCCGAGGCCCAGATGTGGTTCCTCCACGGGGGGCCGGGCGCCTCGGGCTGCGAGGGGCTGCCGCCGCTCATGGACAAGATCCAGGCGCTCTACCCGGAGCTCGACGTGTACACGATCGACCACCGCGGCGTGGGGGACTCGGATCGGCTGACCTGCCCGACCGAGTCGATGCAGGACGAGGAGGAGCTCGCCGAGTGCATCTCGTACATCCAGGACGAGTGGGGCGACGGGCTCGACGCGTACGGCACGTCGTTCTCGGCGGTGGACGTCGCGGCGTACGTCGAGGCGACCCGCGCCCCGGGCCAGAAGGTCTTCGTCTGGGGCGGCTCCTACGGCACCTACATCGCCCATCGCTACGTGGAGATCTTCCCGGAGCAGGCGGACGGGATCGTGCTCGAGGGGATCTGTCCGGCCGACTCCTCGTTCATCTGGAGCTCCGAGGAGTTCGACAAGGCGGGCAAGCGGCTCATGGCCCTGTGCGCGGACGACGCGTACTGCGGCGACAAGATGGGCAAGGACATCGTCGAGAGCGTGGAGGAGCTGTACCAGAGCCTCTACACGTACCACTGCCAGGAGGCCGGCGACGCCCGCTACTACGTGCCGTACATGGCGATGTACATGCTCTACTACCACCCCTACCACAACGCGGTGCCGGCGCTCCTGTACCGCGCGATGCGGTGCAACGACGAGGACGTCGACGCGCTGAACCACACCCTGTACATGCTGTTCGGTCCGGACTCCACGTTCATGGATCTCGGCGAGGGGTACTCGGACGTCCTGTACAAGCACGTCGTGTACTCCGAGATGTGGGCGCACCCCGACTTCCCCGACGAGCAGTCGCTCATGCAGTACTTCGCCGAGATCGAGTCCGAGGCGGTGTTCGGCACCGGCTCCGGGCAATACATGTACGAGGAATGGGAGGTGTGGCCGAGGTACGAGGACCCGACGTGGGACGACAAGTGGGCCGAGACCGCGACGCCGATGCTCATGCTGCAGGGCGTGCTCGATCCGGCGACGGGGTACGACCGGGCGATCGCGGTGGGCGAGCACTTCGACGGCCCGAACCAGACGTTCGTCGCGTTCCCGACCGCGGGGCACAACGTGTCGAGCGGCACGCCGGTCTCCGAGGATCCGGACGCGGTCCACTGCGGCCGCCGGCTGTTCGTCGACTTCATCAAGGACCCGACCGCCGCGCTCGACCTCTCCTGCGTCGATCAGGTGCTGCCCAACGACTTCGAGGGCGATCCGGCGCTCGCGGATCTCGTGTTCGGGACGAATCACCTCTGGGAGGACGCGTCGGGCAAGGGGCCCGCGGCGCCGGCGCCGCCCCCGGCCGAGTGGCTCGAGACGCTCGCCGAGCTCAGGAGCCGCATCCGCCGCGACATGCCGAACGCCGCCCGCGACCTCGGCCTCGAGTAG
- the rimI gene encoding ribosomal protein S18-alanine N-acetyltransferase — protein sequence MTAISIRRAALADLDAIMAIEEASFTTPWPLDAMRDEILKNEWSAVTVAELDGRIAGFAVCWTVADERHLQNLATAPELRRGGVGDALVRRIVDDGKRGGAQFVILEVRASNEAAKALYARFGFQEIGLRKGYYQDSGEDAIVMVLALREGEGW from the coding sequence ATGACGGCGATCTCGATCCGCCGCGCCGCGCTCGCGGACCTGGACGCGATCATGGCGATCGAGGAGGCGTCGTTCACCACGCCGTGGCCGCTCGACGCGATGCGCGACGAGATCCTGAAGAACGAGTGGTCGGCCGTGACGGTCGCGGAGCTGGACGGACGCATCGCGGGGTTCGCGGTGTGCTGGACCGTCGCCGACGAGCGCCACCTGCAGAACCTCGCGACCGCCCCCGAGCTCCGGCGGGGCGGGGTGGGCGACGCCCTCGTGCGGCGGATCGTCGACGACGGAAAGCGGGGCGGCGCGCAGTTCGTCATCCTCGAGGTCCGCGCGTCGAACGAGGCCGCGAAGGCGCTCTACGCGCGGTTCGGCTTCCAGGAGATCGGCCTGCGGAAGGGCTACTACCAGGACAGCGGCGAGGACGCGATCGTCATGGTGCTCGCGCTGAGGGAGGGGGAGGGCTGGTAG
- a CDS encoding response regulator transcription factor yields MAAKRKILIIEDEKDIALGLRDAFEFEGWTVETAERGAEGIELAKKVEPDLFILDLMLPDMNGFQVCAAVRERYRTTPILILSARSQENDVIRGLETGADDYVTKPFSIGELLARVRAIFRRADRAGARKSVTIAVGDAAVNVGTHTAKVRGSEVDLGFYATAILQLLDEHRGEPVTRDDILDAVWGMDANPTNRTVDNFIMKLRRKLEADPAQPRHILTVYGQGYKLI; encoded by the coding sequence GTGGCCGCGAAGCGAAAGATCCTGATCATCGAGGACGAGAAGGACATCGCCCTCGGCCTGCGGGACGCGTTCGAGTTCGAGGGCTGGACCGTGGAGACGGCCGAGCGGGGCGCCGAGGGGATCGAGCTCGCCAAGAAGGTCGAGCCGGATCTCTTCATCCTCGACCTCATGCTCCCGGACATGAACGGCTTCCAGGTCTGCGCCGCGGTCCGCGAGCGCTACCGGACGACTCCGATCCTCATCCTGTCCGCGCGCTCCCAGGAGAACGACGTCATCCGCGGGCTCGAGACCGGCGCCGACGACTACGTCACGAAGCCGTTCTCCATCGGCGAGCTGCTCGCCCGGGTGCGCGCGATCTTCCGCCGCGCCGATCGCGCGGGCGCCAGGAAGTCGGTCACGATCGCCGTCGGCGACGCCGCGGTGAACGTGGGGACGCACACGGCGAAGGTGCGCGGGAGCGAGGTCGACCTCGGGTTCTACGCCACGGCGATCTTGCAGCTGCTCGACGAGCACCGCGGCGAGCCGGTCACGCGCGACGACATCCTCGACGCGGTCTGGGGAATGGACGCGAACCCGACGAACCGCACCGTCGACAACTTCATCATGAAGCTGCGGCGCAAGCTCGAGGCCGATCCGGCGCAGCCGCGCCACATCCTCACGGTCTACGGCCAGGGCTACAAGCTGATCTGA